A region from the Haloarcula limicola genome encodes:
- a CDS encoding ABC transporter permease produces the protein MSRLGRLRAESRAAARAFLRRRTAVFFTFFFPLIIVVIFGVLVQTRPGGGGLFTESPAYYVPGYLAVVVLFTPLSRVGSEVARHRAGNRFEKLATTPLTRPEWLLAQTLVNVVVIGLAGILLLALMVVLTGAQIELSPLLIPFVVLGVGLFCGVGAMLGSLADSQDGVISASNAIALPLLFLSETFVPPELLPGWFPTWLSPLTYFSRGVRAATTGEGGAITPLAVLTVCAVVGFLVGAWLLPQTD, from the coding sequence GTGAGCCGACTCGGTCGCCTTCGGGCGGAATCGCGGGCCGCGGCGCGGGCGTTCCTCCGTCGGCGGACGGCGGTCTTCTTCACCTTCTTCTTCCCGCTGATCATCGTCGTCATCTTCGGCGTCCTCGTCCAGACGCGGCCGGGCGGGGGCGGCCTCTTCACCGAGTCCCCGGCGTACTACGTGCCCGGCTACCTCGCGGTCGTCGTGCTGTTCACGCCGCTCTCTCGGGTCGGGAGCGAGGTGGCGCGTCACCGAGCGGGCAACCGCTTCGAGAAACTGGCGACGACGCCGCTGACCCGCCCGGAGTGGCTGCTCGCCCAGACGCTCGTGAACGTCGTCGTCATCGGCCTGGCGGGGATACTCCTGCTGGCGCTGATGGTCGTGCTCACCGGCGCACAGATAGAGCTGTCGCCGTTGCTGATTCCGTTCGTCGTCCTCGGCGTGGGGCTGTTCTGCGGCGTCGGAGCGATGCTCGGGAGTCTGGCCGACTCACAGGACGGCGTCATCTCCGCGAGCAACGCCATCGCGCTTCCCCTGTTGTTCCTCTCGGAGACGTTCGTCCCGCCGGAACTCCTCCCGGGGTGGTTCCCGACGTGGCTCTCGCCGCTGACGTACTTCTCGCGAGGCGTGCGCGCGGCGACGACGGGCGAGGGAGGTGCCATCACGCCGCTCGCCGTCCTCACGGTCTGTGCCGTCGTCGGCTTTCTCGTCGGCGCGTGGCTCCTCCCCCAGACCGATTAG
- a CDS encoding ABC transporter ATP-binding protein, with translation MDEVLVAEDVRRRYGDTVALDGVSLSAAAGEVLALVGPNGAGKTTLVRALTGTTDAEGRVELFGESPRDVDRSRIGLLPQSFDPHERLSARELVAYYAGLYDETRDVDAVLSDVGLTDSAQTYYENLSGGQQRRTCVATALINDPDLLVLDEPTTGIDPAGRQALWDLLSGLSDRGVTIVVTTHYMEEAQQLADRVGLLADGRLAALDSPTRLVAEHGGDSQLIVDGDFDETTPDRIDYPARTVLRNGRLVVYGVRPESIGQVVAELDAAGVGYDSLTWKEPDLEDVYLELTGTGVGRGGDPRSEEATAGGVR, from the coding sequence ATGGACGAGGTACTGGTCGCCGAGGACGTCCGTCGGCGCTACGGCGACACCGTCGCGCTCGACGGCGTGTCGCTCTCCGCGGCGGCGGGCGAGGTGCTGGCGCTGGTCGGACCGAACGGGGCGGGGAAGACGACGCTGGTTCGCGCGCTGACCGGGACCACCGACGCGGAGGGCCGCGTCGAACTGTTCGGGGAGTCACCGAGAGACGTGGACCGTTCGCGCATCGGTCTCCTCCCGCAGTCGTTCGACCCGCACGAGCGCCTGAGCGCGCGCGAACTCGTCGCGTACTACGCCGGTCTCTACGACGAGACGCGGGACGTCGACGCCGTGCTGTCGGACGTGGGACTGACCGACAGCGCCCAGACGTACTACGAGAACCTCTCGGGCGGACAGCAGCGGCGGACCTGCGTGGCGACGGCGCTCATCAACGACCCGGACCTGCTCGTGCTCGACGAGCCGACGACGGGAATCGACCCGGCCGGCCGACAGGCCCTCTGGGACCTGCTGTCGGGCCTTTCCGACCGCGGCGTCACCATCGTCGTCACGACACACTACATGGAGGAGGCCCAGCAACTCGCCGACCGCGTCGGGTTGCTCGCCGACGGGCGACTGGCCGCGCTGGACAGTCCGACTCGACTGGTCGCCGAACACGGCGGCGATAGCCAACTCATCGTCGACGGCGACTTCGACGAGACGACTCCCGACCGCATCGACTATCCGGCGCGGACCGTCCTGCGGAACGGCCGACTCGTGGTCTACGGCGTCCGACCGGAGTCCATCGGGCAGGTCGTCGCCGAACTCGACGCCGCCGGCGTCGGCTACGACAGCCTGACGTGGAAGGAGCCGGACCTAGAAGACGTCTACCTCGAACTGACGGGAACCGGCGTCGGTCGCGGCGGCGATCCGCGGAGCGAGGAGGCGACGGCGGGTGGTGTCCGGTGA
- a CDS encoding SelT/SelW/SelH family protein yields the protein MTEIEIEYCVPCGFRERALDVERAILNGVEQEIDRLSLVMGDHGVFSVRVDGRTVYDKDEDEFDVDDIVREVRSHL from the coding sequence ATGACCGAGATCGAAATCGAGTACTGCGTGCCCTGTGGCTTCCGCGAGCGCGCCCTCGACGTAGAGCGAGCGATACTCAACGGCGTCGAACAGGAGATCGACCGACTGAGCCTGGTGATGGGCGACCACGGCGTCTTCAGCGTCCGCGTCGACGGCCGGACGGTGTACGACAAGGACGAGGACGAGTTCGACGTGGACGACATCGTCCGCGAGGTCAGGAGTCACCTGTAG
- a CDS encoding DUF7521 family protein encodes MSALLVAANLLVIALGFLIAAQSFRGYRRHQNATMLYISAGFVCISLGGVMDCSLLNTYLPSLLHTGLFRTGFVLAGMGLISYSLYR; translated from the coding sequence ATGAGCGCGTTGCTCGTCGCGGCCAACTTACTCGTCATCGCGCTCGGCTTCCTCATCGCGGCCCAGTCGTTCCGGGGGTATCGCAGGCATCAGAACGCGACGATGCTGTACATCTCGGCGGGGTTCGTCTGTATCAGCCTCGGCGGCGTGATGGACTGTTCTCTGTTGAATACGTATCTGCCGAGCCTGCTCCACACCGGACTGTTCCGAACGGGGTTCGTCCTCGCCGGCATGGGACTGATATCCTACTCGCTGTACCGGTGA
- a CDS encoding ArsR/SmtB family transcription factor, translating into MSEDPDGIAALGLLHDEYAREIFVAASREAMSAKELAEACGFSLPTVYRRVDDLVDAGLVVENNELDPSGNHYTSYEAAVEHIDVDVRDGELDVTITQQSDAVDRFTRVWEDIRGGDE; encoded by the coding sequence GTGAGCGAGGACCCCGACGGCATCGCCGCGCTCGGGCTACTCCACGACGAGTACGCCCGCGAGATATTCGTGGCGGCGAGTCGGGAGGCGATGTCGGCGAAGGAGCTGGCGGAGGCGTGCGGGTTCTCGCTCCCGACGGTGTACCGCCGGGTCGACGACCTCGTCGACGCGGGGCTCGTGGTCGAAAACAACGAGCTCGACCCGTCGGGGAACCACTACACCTCCTACGAAGCGGCAGTCGAACACATCGATGTCGACGTTCGAGACGGTGAGCTAGACGTGACAATCACACAACAATCTGACGCGGTCGATCGGTTCACGCGTGTCTGGGAAGACATCCGCGGGGGTGACGAATGA
- a CDS encoding DsbA family protein: protein MTRKTRRALLRGGVAATIAGLAGCSTSDSQSTSTPQSGASASTDAETASQSTATAEATDRPTQTEESTPISSKPVSPSLHAASGTTGFDVDLAGNPIVGSPDAALDLYYWSDYLCPFCKKFEERTFPKLVRTHVAEGRIRVVLLQFPNIGENSMTASVMSRCVWRQVREDSPDTFWNWHSTVFDEQGFTQGDWSNRSNLLELTESVEGVDASAVDSCLSENRETLVSAVEAERQRGKRAGLDGTPSFVLYDPDSDTAADLQGAQPYSRFDSKIRSLTE from the coding sequence GTGACTCGAAAGACACGTCGGGCGTTGTTGCGGGGCGGCGTAGCGGCGACTATCGCCGGCCTCGCCGGGTGCAGTACCAGTGACTCGCAATCGACGTCGACGCCGCAGTCGGGCGCGTCCGCCTCGACCGACGCGGAAACGGCGTCGCAGTCGACGGCGACCGCGGAGGCGACTGACCGGCCGACACAGACCGAGGAATCGACGCCGATCTCCTCGAAGCCCGTCTCGCCGTCGTTACACGCGGCGTCCGGAACCACCGGCTTCGACGTCGACCTCGCCGGCAACCCGATAGTCGGGTCGCCCGACGCGGCCCTCGACCTCTACTACTGGAGCGATTACCTCTGTCCGTTCTGCAAGAAGTTCGAGGAGCGGACGTTCCCGAAGCTCGTCCGCACCCACGTCGCCGAAGGACGGATCCGCGTCGTGCTCCTGCAGTTCCCGAACATCGGCGAGAACTCCATGACCGCGTCGGTCATGAGTCGGTGCGTCTGGCGACAGGTCCGCGAGGACTCGCCGGACACCTTCTGGAACTGGCACTCGACGGTGTTCGACGAACAGGGGTTCACGCAGGGCGACTGGTCGAACCGGTCGAACCTGCTGGAGCTGACGGAGTCCGTCGAGGGCGTCGACGCGTCGGCGGTCGATTCCTGTCTGTCCGAGAACCGAGAGACGCTCGTCTCGGCGGTCGAGGCGGAACGCCAGCGCGGAAAGCGAGCGGGCCTCGACGGGACTCCCTCGTTCGTCCTCTACGACCCCGACTCCGACACCGCGGCCGACCTGCAGGGCGCACAGCCCTACTCCCGGTTCGACAGCAAGATCCGGTCGCTGACGGAGTGA
- a CDS encoding DUF7546 family protein: MSTITRRFDPSFDRETLLYGALLLNTELLLVAAHVLFGGTSATSWRGVAQYVYPLVWINAGLLVVLKTTPPPASTKQRRRALAVGVAYFLVLAVIGGIVRPGSPDIVSYVQFNLLKLPPGWNPMLAYFGNVVSVTLIPYKLVGYGALAYLVYVMVLDTSGLSLGSLTGLFSCVSCVLGILVPTISSVLGGTAAAVGQLVPQSYGAATVVYLVSLALLYWRPIGR, translated from the coding sequence ATGAGTACGATCACCCGCCGCTTCGACCCGTCGTTCGACCGCGAGACGCTGCTGTACGGCGCGTTGCTTCTCAATACGGAGTTACTGCTGGTGGCGGCCCACGTCCTCTTCGGCGGGACCAGCGCCACCTCGTGGCGCGGGGTCGCCCAGTACGTCTACCCGCTGGTCTGGATCAACGCCGGCCTGCTGGTCGTCCTGAAGACGACACCGCCGCCCGCCTCGACGAAACAGCGACGCCGCGCGCTGGCGGTCGGCGTCGCCTACTTCCTCGTCCTGGCGGTCATCGGGGGGATCGTTCGCCCCGGGTCGCCGGACATCGTCTCGTACGTCCAGTTCAACCTCCTGAAGCTCCCGCCGGGGTGGAACCCGATGCTGGCGTACTTCGGCAACGTCGTGTCGGTGACGCTCATCCCGTACAAACTGGTCGGCTACGGCGCGCTGGCCTATCTCGTCTACGTCATGGTGCTTGACACGTCGGGGCTCTCGCTCGGGAGTCTGACCGGCCTCTTCTCCTGTGTCTCCTGCGTCCTCGGGATTCTGGTGCCGACGATATCGAGCGTGCTCGGCGGGACCGCCGCGGCCGTCGGCCAGTTAGTCCCCCAGTCCTACGGCGCGGCGACGGTGGTGTATCTGGTCTCGCTCGCGCTGCTGTACTGGCGACCGATCGGACGGTAA
- a CDS encoding heme o synthase, translating into MAESRTFTGSLAATAVGVYLLVIAGATAAITDAVTACTTWPLCRGPVTLSNPSLLIASGHRLTAAVVGVLALVTVFLGLRAATRRRVEAALLVGIALYPIQVALGAFVATSGATGGLPGAHLAVGMAIFGAFVLALAWHLEAETGSDDEEPVDDLSPAPMPEESDDGSVPRAALSTRERLLGTAYAYFRLMKPRLMWLLCLVAAAGMALNAGQSLTVRTVLLTLGGGVLAIGASGTFNHVLERDIDKRMDRTSDRPIATHQIPVRNAMTFGVALAAAAMALFWQVNVLAAALGLTAILFYSVVYTLVLKPNTVQNTVIGGAAGALPALIGWAAIDGTIGLAGLALAGVIFLWTPAHFYNLALAYKDDYEAGGFPMMPVVRGETETRKHIVYYLGATLVASGILAALTSLGWLYALTSTTLGGVFLWAVVRLHREQTEEAAFRAFHASNAYLGLLLLAIVADALVL; encoded by the coding sequence ATGGCAGAGAGCCGTACGTTCACCGGGTCGCTGGCCGCCACCGCCGTCGGCGTCTACCTCCTCGTCATCGCCGGCGCGACGGCCGCCATCACCGACGCGGTGACCGCCTGCACCACGTGGCCGCTCTGTCGGGGGCCGGTGACGCTCTCGAACCCGTCCCTGCTGATCGCCAGCGGCCACCGCCTGACCGCCGCGGTCGTCGGCGTCCTCGCGCTCGTCACCGTCTTCCTCGGACTCCGCGCGGCGACGCGCCGCCGCGTCGAGGCCGCGCTGCTGGTCGGTATCGCCCTGTACCCGATTCAGGTCGCACTGGGCGCGTTCGTCGCCACCTCCGGCGCGACCGGGGGGCTCCCCGGTGCGCACCTGGCCGTCGGCATGGCAATCTTCGGAGCGTTCGTCCTCGCGCTGGCGTGGCACCTCGAAGCCGAGACGGGCAGCGACGACGAGGAGCCCGTCGACGACCTCTCGCCGGCCCCGATGCCCGAGGAGAGCGACGACGGTTCGGTTCCGCGAGCCGCGCTCTCGACGCGAGAGCGCCTCCTCGGCACGGCCTACGCCTACTTCCGGCTGATGAAACCGCGCCTGATGTGGCTCCTGTGTCTGGTCGCCGCCGCCGGGATGGCGCTGAACGCCGGCCAGTCGCTCACCGTTCGGACGGTGCTGCTGACGCTGGGCGGCGGCGTCCTCGCCATCGGCGCGTCGGGCACGTTCAACCACGTCCTCGAACGTGACATCGACAAGCGGATGGACCGCACCTCCGACCGCCCAATCGCCACCCACCAGATTCCGGTCCGGAACGCGATGACCTTCGGCGTCGCGCTGGCGGCCGCCGCGATGGCGCTGTTCTGGCAGGTGAACGTCCTCGCGGCGGCGCTGGGGCTGACGGCCATCCTCTTCTACAGCGTCGTCTACACGCTCGTCCTCAAGCCCAACACCGTCCAGAACACCGTCATCGGCGGTGCGGCGGGGGCGCTCCCGGCGCTCATCGGCTGGGCGGCGATCGACGGGACCATCGGGCTGGCGGGGCTGGCGCTGGCCGGCGTCATCTTCCTCTGGACGCCCGCGCACTTCTACAACCTCGCGCTCGCGTACAAGGACGACTACGAGGCCGGCGGCTTCCCGATGATGCCCGTGGTCCGCGGCGAGACGGAGACGCGCAAGCACATCGTCTACTACCTCGGTGCGACGCTGGTCGCCTCCGGGATACTGGCCGCGCTCACGTCCCTGGGGTGGTTGTACGCGCTCACGTCAACGACGCTGGGCGGCGTGTTCCTCTGGGCCGTCGTCCGCCTCCACCGCGAGCAGACCGAGGAAGCCGCGTTCCGCGCGTTCCACGCCTCGAACGCGTACCTCGGTCTGCTCCTGTTGGCCATCGTCGCCGACGCGCTCGTCCTATGA
- a CDS encoding polysaccharide deacetylase family protein, with translation MTNRNPISRHGLLKRGAAALTALGTTTSVGRARAATEHPLLNTAFDTTDRYEDSGRLLDDFEDLSQWEARSGHLNAVTDQPYRGDQSAELLLGPDEGTDLEIVRVFDDPIDLSNKDLSIALRLESPSTEQLDVHLYNGSDSVTMRRRTITTSYGWFRIDLGVTSEYGDPDLSSVDAISLEFYRDFETDLRVWVDDLRTTERADTGRVIVTFDDGGITQYTNALPIMEDRGIPALTMINSGRASDSDFLGEDEMREMRGAGWEIGSHTVDHRHLPDLSDADARAQIEENKKWLLERGFERGASMFSYPWSGNSPRIRDIVSDYHYFAVTDGSLPHGQQLTGPLTVGRVFGEELERVYDVLDMAEKYNQTAVLAYHQVGANGWISEDDFRATMDRIASGSIEAIRPSKQLTELQSPPVEEIVPLSIREAVAGDGVFEGSEAQRAVHWYREDEYVPRTNGKKIDEATMNELAAAWSND, from the coding sequence ATGACCAACCGCAATCCGATTTCGCGCCACGGGCTGCTCAAACGGGGGGCCGCCGCGCTCACCGCACTGGGGACGACCACCAGCGTCGGGCGGGCACGAGCGGCGACCGAACATCCCTTGCTCAATACGGCCTTCGACACCACGGACCGCTACGAAGACAGCGGCCGACTGCTCGACGACTTCGAGGACCTGAGCCAGTGGGAAGCGCGGTCTGGGCATCTCAATGCCGTGACCGACCAGCCCTACCGCGGCGACCAGTCGGCCGAGCTGCTACTGGGTCCGGACGAAGGTACCGACCTCGAGATCGTCCGCGTGTTCGACGATCCGATAGATCTCTCGAACAAGGACCTCTCGATCGCGCTCCGGTTGGAGAGCCCCTCGACCGAGCAACTCGACGTCCACCTCTACAACGGCAGCGATTCGGTCACGATGCGTCGGCGGACCATCACGACCTCCTACGGGTGGTTCCGCATCGACCTCGGCGTCACCAGCGAGTACGGCGACCCCGACCTCAGCAGCGTCGACGCCATCTCTCTGGAGTTCTATCGGGACTTCGAGACGGACCTCCGAGTGTGGGTGGACGACCTTCGGACGACCGAGCGAGCCGATACGGGGCGGGTCATCGTCACGTTCGACGACGGCGGTATCACCCAGTACACGAACGCGCTGCCCATCATGGAAGACCGGGGTATCCCCGCGCTCACGATGATAAACTCCGGGCGAGCGAGCGATAGCGACTTCCTGGGCGAGGACGAGATGCGCGAGATGCGCGGCGCCGGCTGGGAGATCGGTAGCCACACAGTCGATCACAGACATCTCCCTGATCTCTCCGACGCCGACGCTCGCGCGCAGATCGAGGAGAACAAGAAGTGGCTCCTCGAACGCGGGTTCGAGCGCGGCGCGTCGATGTTCTCCTATCCCTGGAGCGGGAACTCGCCCCGAATCCGTGACATCGTCAGCGACTACCACTACTTCGCGGTGACGGACGGTAGCTTGCCCCACGGGCAGCAGCTCACCGGCCCGCTGACCGTCGGCCGGGTGTTCGGCGAGGAACTGGAGCGGGTCTACGACGTGCTCGACATGGCCGAGAAGTACAACCAGACGGCCGTGCTGGCCTACCATCAGGTCGGCGCGAACGGCTGGATCTCCGAGGACGACTTCCGGGCGACGATGGACCGGATCGCGAGCGGCAGCATCGAGGCGATTCGGCCCTCGAAGCAGTTGACCGAACTCCAGTCGCCGCCGGTCGAGGAGATCGTCCCGCTCTCCATCCGCGAGGCGGTGGCCGGCGACGGGGTCTTCGAGGGTAGCGAGGCCCAGCGAGCGGTCCACTGGTACCGGGAGGACGAGTACGTCCCGCGGACGAACGGGAAGAAGATCGACGAGGCGACGATGAACGAGCTGGCCGCGGCGTGGTCGAACGACTGA
- a CDS encoding glycosyltransferase, whose protein sequence is MTAEGAAPTVSVIVPVYDDPEGVDRTLRTLTEQAVSTPYEVLVVDNGSTDRTPAVVASYCRARPDLVELLVEDEIQGSYAARNAGIERASGEILAFVDADMRVGPAWVDDVAAAMQSAEYVGFDVQIEGRPEDGPVVAFNHVSEFPIERYVEEEQFAPTCCLAVRREVVETVGRFDERFRSSGDLEFGRRVHDAGFEQAFDPSVTMYHPPRSVRELAEKYVRIGRGLSQRRRYYPDRFDRHPLFTPANYLPTLSPRKLRDSATDVQDRAGTTFPLRTLCVFYALEQLQKACMGVGRLADSVAAADAR, encoded by the coding sequence CGCTCACCGAGCAAGCGGTCTCGACGCCCTACGAGGTGCTGGTGGTCGACAACGGTTCGACCGACCGGACGCCTGCGGTCGTCGCGTCGTACTGCCGGGCGCGTCCCGACCTCGTCGAACTCCTCGTCGAGGACGAGATTCAGGGGTCCTACGCGGCCCGCAACGCCGGCATCGAGCGGGCGAGCGGCGAGATACTGGCGTTCGTCGACGCCGATATGCGGGTCGGGCCCGCATGGGTCGACGACGTGGCCGCGGCGATGCAGTCGGCGGAGTACGTCGGCTTCGACGTACAGATCGAGGGGCGACCCGAGGACGGCCCCGTCGTCGCGTTCAACCACGTCTCGGAGTTTCCCATCGAACGCTACGTCGAGGAGGAACAGTTCGCGCCGACCTGCTGTCTCGCGGTTCGGCGCGAGGTGGTCGAGACCGTCGGGCGGTTCGACGAGCGGTTCCGCTCCTCGGGCGATCTGGAGTTTGGTCGTCGGGTCCACGACGCCGGGTTCGAGCAGGCCTTCGACCCGTCGGTGACGATGTACCACCCGCCGCGGTCGGTGCGAGAGCTCGCGGAAAAGTACGTCAGGATCGGCCGCGGACTCAGCCAGCGACGGCGCTACTACCCGGACCGATTCGACAGACACCCGTTGTTCACGCCCGCGAACTACCTCCCGACGCTCTCCCCGCGAAAGCTCCGCGACTCCGCGACGGACGTTCAGGACCGCGCCGGGACGACCTTTCCGCTCCGCACGCTGTGCGTGTTCTACGCGTTAGAGCAACTCCAGAAAGCGTGTATGGGGGTCGGCCGACTGGCCGATAGCGTGGCCGCCGCCGACGCTCGCTGA